Proteins encoded together in one Alteribacter keqinensis window:
- a CDS encoding 4a-hydroxytetrahydrobiopterin dehydratase, producing MTLTQEEVVANLEDSAGWSLDDENFMKKQFTLPSFSKAVAFVNEIARLAEDRNHHPQITIDHKTVTLRLYTMDVGGLTQKDFESAYAFDYTMAKYVS from the coding sequence ATGACACTTACACAAGAAGAAGTTGTTGCAAATCTGGAGGATTCCGCAGGCTGGTCACTCGATGACGAGAACTTTATGAAAAAACAATTCACCCTCCCCTCTTTTAGCAAAGCAGTAGCATTCGTAAATGAAATTGCCAGGCTCGCAGAAGACCGCAATCATCATCCTCAGATTACAATCGATCATAAAACCGTAACCCTCCGCCTCTACACGATGGATGTAGGAGGTCTTACCCAAAAGGATTTTGAATCTGCCTATGCTTTTGATTACACAATGGCCAAGTATGTAAGCTGA
- a CDS encoding DUF2087 domain-containing protein gives MDEPFWNATIEELKKGFSDTEGGFQCVICGRYFEEGLIFKSGEQLMTAVKAAAHHFRNEHGTIEHQLLNLDKRQSGLSDIQRDVLRLLMDGADDEAIAEELGFSSVSTVRQYRFKFREKAKQAKVFLTLMEKFEEKEGKTTIHKGAKMVDERWITNEKEEAKFLDTYIDKTTGRIKQFPRKEKRKIVILKYLTGKFTPGQTYTEKEVSAELKNYYDDFATLRRYLIEYGFMQRNSDGSSYWVDATVGK, from the coding sequence ATGGACGAACCGTTTTGGAATGCAACGATAGAAGAGCTTAAAAAAGGCTTTTCTGACACAGAAGGAGGCTTTCAATGTGTCATCTGCGGCAGGTATTTTGAGGAAGGTCTAATTTTTAAATCAGGGGAACAGCTGATGACGGCTGTAAAAGCAGCTGCTCATCATTTCCGTAATGAACATGGGACGATCGAACATCAGTTACTCAATCTTGATAAAAGGCAGTCGGGATTATCCGATATTCAACGAGATGTCCTCCGTTTATTAATGGACGGAGCAGATGATGAGGCAATTGCAGAAGAGCTCGGCTTCAGCAGTGTTTCAACCGTAAGACAGTACCGGTTTAAGTTTCGTGAAAAAGCTAAACAGGCAAAAGTGTTTCTCACTCTGATGGAGAAATTTGAAGAAAAAGAGGGGAAGACAACCATTCACAAGGGGGCAAAAATGGTGGACGAACGATGGATAACAAATGAAAAAGAAGAAGCAAAGTTTCTCGACACATATATCGACAAGACAACCGGGAGAATCAAACAATTTCCTAGGAAAGAAAAACGAAAGATTGTTATTCTGAAATACCTCACAGGGAAATTCACTCCAGGTCAAACCTATACCGAAAAAGAGGTCAGTGCTGAATTAAAAAACTACTATGACGACTTTGCCACACTGCGAAGGTATTTAATTGAGTACGGTTTCATGCAGCGGAATTCAGACGGATCAAGCTACTGGGTAGACGCAACAGTGGGGAAATAA